A single region of the Desulfovibrio sp. genome encodes:
- a CDS encoding putative sugar O-methyltransferase, with protein MLDKIKRAISDPFYALHVFKDRYLASLRRCFLKLKFGSKLFSHAVEYRSASDNGQYPAVVAKAVKNQRNFENFKRFYAYREILEHVSREQGERYLQILTKRKDGILSNALESVLISDSIGNPIKFSYENINILLSPTTLRYVKVASDLKILFGEELNSVAEIGCGYGGQCLVNEKLLRYKRFTLFDLPFVNQLIKRYLDYTLMDGSYEVATINEKPSGEYDLAISNYAFSELPRELQRVYIKKVLAKSQRGYLTMNSGIGGSFDDGRLTIVELRKLLPHFECFEESPLTGQHNYIIVWGHNPNSENDFFTRMKI; from the coding sequence ATGTTAGATAAAATTAAGCGTGCTATTAGTGACCCATTTTATGCTTTACACGTCTTTAAGGATCGCTATCTGGCCTCTCTGAGGCGCTGCTTTCTGAAGCTAAAATTTGGCTCAAAACTTTTCTCTCATGCTGTGGAGTATAGATCTGCTTCTGATAACGGACAATATCCTGCAGTGGTTGCTAAGGCAGTAAAAAATCAGAGGAATTTTGAAAATTTTAAGCGGTTTTATGCTTATAGAGAAATTCTTGAACATGTCTCACGTGAACAAGGGGAGCGATATTTGCAAATACTGACAAAAAGAAAAGATGGCATTTTGTCAAATGCTCTGGAAAGTGTCTTAATTTCTGATTCAATTGGCAATCCCATCAAATTTAGTTACGAAAACATAAACATTTTACTCTCGCCAACGACGCTTCGTTATGTAAAAGTTGCTTCAGATCTAAAAATTTTGTTTGGTGAAGAGCTTAATTCCGTGGCAGAAATAGGATGCGGCTATGGAGGGCAGTGTCTAGTAAACGAAAAATTGCTTCGGTACAAGCGGTTTACCCTGTTTGACCTTCCTTTCGTTAACCAATTAATCAAAAGATATCTTGATTATACTCTTATGGATGGTTCATACGAGGTTGCAACTATTAATGAAAAACCGTCAGGTGAGTATGATTTGGCAATAAGCAATTATGCTTTTTCTGAACTGCCTCGCGAACTGCAGCGTGTCTATATAAAAAAGGTATTAGCAAAATCTCAGCGTGGTTATTTAACAATGAATAGTGGAATAGGAGGAAGCTTTGATGATGGGAGACTAACCATCGTTGAGCTTAGAAAGCTTCTCCCACATTTTGAATGCTTTGAAGAGTCGCCATTAACTGGTCAGCATAACTATATTATAGTCTGGGGGCATAACCCAAACTCTGAGAATGATTTTTTTACTAGAATGAAGATATGA
- a CDS encoding glycosyltransferase family 2 protein: protein MDNCLFSRDLISVVVPVYNSEEYIIQALESLKKQSYENFEVLIVDGSTDNTPNIIDTNIQDDDRFHVYRVINNGPGFARNYGISRASGSYITFMDHDDIVHRDWLFELYSLIISTRVDIVFCSGFYNIYKDDSVETFQTEVSRGVYLLNKKLKMRLSHGWIAPWLKMTSLKFIKNHNIQFSLDNAFDDVLFHFMSIHFASTVAFCDKPLYYHRIHNGSVTSIALVSGNMFFYHFKTLYDMLNDGCDAQLINMFMQFIKYYRGKVASREKYQAIYTNISLLLADGNTERAKDIAMLGIEHINPNYL, encoded by the coding sequence GTGGATAACTGTCTGTTCTCAAGGGATTTAATCTCTGTTGTCGTGCCTGTATATAATTCTGAGGAATATATCATTCAGGCATTAGAGAGCTTAAAAAAACAGTCATATGAAAATTTTGAAGTTCTAATAGTAGATGGTTCAACAGATAACACCCCCAATATTATTGATACAAACATACAGGATGATGATCGATTTCATGTCTATCGTGTGATAAATAATGGGCCTGGTTTCGCTAGAAACTATGGCATTAGTAGAGCTTCAGGTAGTTATATTACATTTATGGATCATGATGATATTGTTCATAGAGATTGGCTTTTTGAATTGTATAGCCTTATTATTTCAACTAGAGTAGATATTGTATTTTGTTCTGGATTCTATAATATTTATAAAGATGATAGCGTTGAGACTTTTCAAACAGAAGTAAGCCGGGGTGTGTACCTACTAAATAAAAAGTTGAAAATGCGCTTATCCCATGGGTGGATCGCACCGTGGCTAAAGATGACTTCACTAAAATTTATAAAAAATCATAATATTCAGTTTTCACTAGACAATGCGTTTGATGATGTGTTGTTTCATTTTATGTCCATACATTTTGCATCGACTGTAGCTTTTTGCGATAAGCCTCTATATTATCATCGGATACACAATGGATCAGTAACTAGTATCGCATTAGTGAGTGGAAATATGTTTTTTTACCACTTCAAAACTCTATACGACATGTTAAATGATGGCTGTGATGCTCAACTTATTAATATGTTTATGCAATTTATAAAATATTATAGGGGCAAGGTCGCTTCAAGAGAAAAGTACCAAGCTATTTATACAAACATTAGTCTTTTACTTGCCGATGGAAATACCGAACGCGCGAAGGATATTGCAATGTTGGGAATAGAACATATTAACCCTAACTATTTGTAA
- a CDS encoding glycosyltransferase family 2 protein: MWNEEDIIEATIKHLFAQGCSNVFIIDNFSTDDTVKNAICAGAILADSFNSKYFDELEKIYHLNAVVKNYNDQTNEDHVWWLYIDADEFPNINCNLTIYDFLKSLNLSIRGVHGYMFNHIPRCEPYYIPSYHPIDFQPITTKSSSAKIPLLRYDKNKPHLYSAGGAHTLDTCGELVKIAKDVLNIHHFNYRRFEDTSNRLKLLCQKRSDGTSRVDRDGYKAKFFLNSGNVESAYITRYNKIASIYNVDEYKKLIIESLPYHYKYTVRWYDVKKCENLICQALNYYYNEEYELAMFRFNDLLEVIRDKKLQMFITINIAACLSFSEKKESLELLKSMMKYNDKEVQRYAVKNIQKIKERSGITEIENTVNYSIEQYFGEFKNDFR; encoded by the coding sequence GTGTGGAATGAAGAAGACATTATTGAAGCTACAATAAAACATTTATTCGCTCAAGGATGTTCAAATGTTTTCATAATCGATAACTTTAGTACTGATGATACAGTAAAAAATGCCATATGTGCTGGAGCAATACTTGCAGATTCATTTAATAGCAAATACTTTGATGAACTTGAAAAAATCTACCATTTGAATGCTGTTGTTAAAAACTATAATGATCAAACAAATGAAGATCACGTTTGGTGGCTATACATAGACGCTGATGAATTTCCAAATATAAACTGCAACTTAACAATTTACGACTTTTTAAAGTCTTTGAATTTGTCGATTCGTGGCGTTCACGGCTATATGTTTAATCACATTCCTAGATGTGAGCCTTATTACATTCCCTCTTACCACCCAATTGATTTTCAACCCATAACCACAAAGTCATCTTCAGCAAAGATTCCATTATTACGCTATGACAAAAATAAGCCCCATCTTTATTCGGCAGGTGGAGCACATACCCTTGACACTTGTGGCGAACTTGTCAAAATCGCTAAAGACGTTTTAAACATTCATCATTTTAACTATCGAAGATTTGAAGACACGAGCAACAGGTTAAAACTTCTTTGTCAAAAGAGATCAGACGGGACATCTCGTGTTGATAGAGATGGTTATAAGGCGAAATTTTTTCTTAATTCTGGAAACGTAGAGTCTGCATATATAACTAGATATAATAAAATTGCATCTATTTACAATGTTGATGAATACAAAAAATTAATAATTGAAAGTTTGCCATATCACTATAAATATACTGTTAGGTGGTATGATGTAAAAAAATGTGAAAATTTGATATGCCAAGCCTTAAACTACTATTATAATGAAGAATATGAATTGGCGATGTTTAGATTCAATGACTTATTAGAGGTAATACGCGATAAAAAATTGCAAATGTTTATTACAATAAACATAGCAGCCTGCCTATCATTTAGTGAAAAAAAAGAATCTTTGGAGCTATTAAAGTCGATGATGAAGTATAATGACAAGGAAGTACAGCGTTACGCAGTAAAGAATATACAAAAAATTAAAGAACGTAGTGGAATAACAGAAATTGAAAACACCGTGAATTATAGCATTGAACAATACTTTGGTGAATTTAAAAATGATTTTAGATAA
- a CDS encoding HD-GYP domain-containing protein, translating into MKPIKISVTQLRQGMWLVEPTTSWINAPFVYGKSGIIKSAEQIKQIIASGYTEAYYDPARSEPLQSGPCPSAAGHNCAGQTPLAEELCRARDLYFDACNYIKSLMQEKKVGAIEVAELRAFVNEIIQSLHRNFNALLLITTIKKTSDYTYRHSINVAIFSIAFAQFLGLDDDETFDTGMAGLFHDYGKAFVPLEILNAPRSLSPDETTVIRSHVKLGHDNLKDIPWVNSIILDGILHHHERHDGSGYPHQLSGEAISLHGGIISICDVYDALTSTRVYKNAIPPAQAVKKLFTMSGQAWAPGLVEHFIKLVGIFPVGTVVQLSNETTGIVCQQDHKSPLKPTVLVILKKDRPYAPYYLKLAQNDQVSINRVLVPSELASIKNSQFYRMFLDR; encoded by the coding sequence ATGAAGCCGATAAAGATATCCGTAACGCAGTTACGCCAGGGGATGTGGCTCGTAGAGCCCACAACATCCTGGATAAATGCTCCGTTTGTCTATGGCAAAAGTGGTATCATCAAAAGCGCCGAGCAGATCAAGCAGATTATTGCGTCTGGCTATACAGAAGCCTACTACGATCCTGCCCGTTCCGAGCCGCTGCAGTCAGGCCCGTGCCCCAGCGCCGCGGGGCACAACTGCGCTGGGCAAACGCCGCTCGCCGAGGAGCTTTGCCGGGCGCGTGACCTGTATTTTGACGCCTGCAACTACATCAAAAGCCTGATGCAGGAAAAGAAGGTGGGCGCCATCGAAGTTGCGGAGCTAAGGGCCTTTGTAAACGAGATTATTCAAAGCCTGCACCGCAATTTCAACGCCTTGCTGCTCATTACAACCATCAAGAAAACTAGCGATTATACTTATCGGCACAGCATCAACGTCGCCATCTTTTCCATTGCCTTTGCCCAGTTTTTGGGGCTGGACGATGACGAAACCTTTGATACGGGCATGGCCGGGCTTTTTCACGACTACGGCAAGGCCTTTGTGCCGCTGGAAATTCTGAATGCCCCGCGCAGCCTGAGCCCGGACGAAACAACGGTTATTCGTTCGCACGTCAAACTTGGGCACGATAACCTCAAGGATATCCCTTGGGTTAACAGCATAATTCTTGACGGTATACTGCACCATCACGAGCGGCACGATGGCTCTGGCTATCCGCACCAGCTCAGCGGCGAGGCCATCAGCCTGCACGGCGGCATTATTTCCATTTGCGATGTGTATGACGCGCTGACATCCACGCGGGTGTACAAGAACGCAATCCCCCCTGCTCAGGCGGTAAAAAAGCTGTTCACCATGTCTGGGCAGGCATGGGCGCCGGGTCTGGTGGAGCATTTTATCAAGCTGGTGGGCATATTCCCGGTGGGTACGGTGGTGCAGCTTTCAAACGAAACAACGGGCATTGTGTGCCAGCAGGATCACAAATCCCCACTCAAACCCACGGTGCTGGTCATACTTAAAAAAGACAGGCCCTACGCGCCGTATTACCTCAAGCTTGCGCAGAATGATCAGGTAAGCATCAACAGGGTGCTTGTGCCGTCAGAGCTTGCCAGCATCAAGAATAGCCAGTTTTACCGCATGTTTCTTGACCGGTAG
- a CDS encoding HD-GYP domain-containing protein yields MSSVRISIDRLKPGMFLVDPGISWLAEPNLYQHEGFIASQDEIRAIARQGYVEACYDPIRSQIVRNLESPPAPQTPLAEEIYAARGAFSAAYGHVKSFMQSAASGNIEVTAVEPCLSAIKKSIVRNRNALLLLANLKSLDDYMYRHSVNVAIFAVSFAQYLGMDDEEQRQIGIAALFHDYGKALLPANILNAPRKLNEDEMQIMHSHVERGHAKLQATGKFSAEVLEGILQHHERHDGSGYPFNLSGDQIGMFGRIISICDVYDALASKRVYKDAIHPKHALGTLFKMGENAWAPGYAEHFIKMVGIFPIGTAVVLSNGQKGIVCHSDPYAPSLPRVLLVRDCEHGVKPLRIIDLWRQKSISVNRSLSKIETAYWDIAALLDSAHEDDA; encoded by the coding sequence ATGTCATCAGTGCGTATTTCCATAGATCGCCTCAAACCTGGCATGTTTTTGGTCGATCCCGGCATCTCCTGGCTGGCAGAACCCAATCTTTACCAGCACGAGGGGTTCATCGCCTCGCAGGATGAAATCAGGGCCATTGCCCGTCAGGGCTATGTAGAGGCCTGCTACGATCCCATTCGCTCGCAGATTGTGCGCAATCTGGAATCGCCCCCCGCGCCTCAGACGCCGCTTGCAGAAGAAATATATGCGGCTCGGGGCGCGTTTTCCGCTGCCTATGGGCATGTAAAATCATTTATGCAAAGCGCCGCCAGCGGCAATATTGAAGTTACGGCGGTGGAGCCATGCCTGAGCGCCATCAAAAAAAGCATTGTGCGCAACCGCAACGCCCTGCTCTTGCTGGCAAATCTCAAGAGTCTGGATGATTACATGTACCGCCACAGCGTCAACGTGGCCATCTTTGCCGTGTCGTTCGCGCAATACCTGGGGATGGATGACGAGGAACAGCGGCAGATCGGCATTGCGGCGCTGTTTCATGATTACGGCAAGGCGCTGCTGCCCGCCAATATTCTCAACGCGCCGCGCAAGCTTAACGAGGACGAAATGCAGATCATGCACTCGCACGTTGAACGCGGCCACGCAAAGCTGCAAGCCACAGGAAAATTTTCGGCAGAAGTGCTGGAAGGCATCTTGCAACATCATGAACGACACGATGGCTCAGGCTACCCATTCAACCTTTCCGGCGACCAGATAGGCATGTTCGGGCGCATCATTTCCATTTGCGATGTGTATGACGCCCTTGCCTCAAAGCGCGTGTACAAAGACGCCATCCACCCCAAACACGCCCTGGGCACCCTGTTCAAAATGGGCGAGAACGCCTGGGCGCCCGGCTATGCCGAACATTTCATCAAGATGGTGGGCATATTCCCCATTGGCACGGCGGTGGTGCTCTCCAACGGGCAAAAGGGCATTGTGTGCCATTCCGACCCCTATGCGCCCTCATTACCGCGCGTACTGCTGGTCAGGGATTGCGAGCACGGCGTCAAACCGCTCCGCATCATCGACCTGTGGCGACAAAAAAGCATTTCGGTCAACAGATCACTTTCCAAAATTGAAACAGCCTATTGGGATATTGCCGCCCTGCTTGATTCCGCGCACGAAGACGATGCATAG
- a CDS encoding multidrug efflux SMR transporter: MAWLYLVLAGFLEIGWPIGLKLGWTEEGLRVLWLAFAIACILCSGMMLLMAQREIPMGTAYAVWTGIGAVGTFVVGIVAFGDAATPLRMASAGLIIAGVIGLKFA, translated from the coding sequence ATGGCGTGGCTTTATCTTGTGCTGGCGGGCTTTCTTGAAATCGGCTGGCCCATCGGCCTCAAACTGGGCTGGACAGAAGAAGGACTGCGCGTGTTGTGGCTCGCCTTTGCCATTGCCTGTATTCTGTGCAGCGGCATGATGCTGCTGATGGCCCAAAGGGAAATACCAATGGGCACGGCCTATGCGGTATGGACGGGCATTGGCGCTGTGGGCACCTTTGTGGTGGGCATTGTTGCCTTTGGCGATGCGGCTACTCCCTTGCGCATGGCCTCTGCCGGTTTGATTATTGCCGGGGTGATCGGCCTTAAATTCGCCTGA
- a CDS encoding L,D-transpeptidase family protein gives MQKYLFSACLLLFVLVCGSSGISQCQAATTEIDVVAPGTTGTLVVYSTANGTRQELLRTPAYVGRNGCSVDKREGDGKTPVGVYEIRRGFGLATPPVVNIAYTKLAGDEKWVDDVASARYNQWVTKDTKPVDWKSAEDLSKETVAYKYVAVVEYNTDKIVKGAGSAIFLHCSQDKPTSGCISVPEEAMVKILGLIQPGTRIAIAQSEAELKSLTK, from the coding sequence ATGCAAAAATATCTATTTTCGGCTTGTCTTCTTCTTTTTGTGCTGGTTTGCGGCAGCAGCGGCATAAGCCAGTGCCAGGCCGCCACAACCGAGATTGATGTTGTCGCCCCTGGCACCACGGGCACTCTGGTGGTGTACTCCACAGCCAACGGCACCCGGCAGGAGCTGTTGCGCACACCGGCCTATGTGGGCAGAAACGGTTGCAGCGTGGACAAGCGCGAAGGCGATGGCAAAACGCCCGTGGGCGTGTATGAAATCCGGCGCGGTTTTGGGCTGGCTACGCCCCCTGTGGTGAACATTGCCTATACCAAGCTTGCAGGCGACGAAAAGTGGGTGGATGACGTTGCCTCAGCCCGCTACAACCAGTGGGTCACAAAGGATACAAAGCCCGTTGACTGGAAATCTGCCGAAGATCTGTCCAAAGAAACCGTGGCCTACAAATATGTAGCCGTGGTCGAGTATAATACGGATAAGATCGTCAAGGGCGCTGGCTCGGCAATTTTTCTGCACTGCTCGCAAGACAAGCCCACCTCCGGCTGCATCAGCGTGCCGGAAGAAGCAATGGTCAAAATTCTGGGCCTCATCCAGCCCGGTACGCGCATAGCCATTGCGCAATCTGAAGCTGAACTGAAGAGTCTGACAAAGTAG